A part of Pararhizobium sp. A13 genomic DNA contains:
- a CDS encoding type I polyketide synthase, protein MTVEIIGRACLAPGADSPQALFRILRQGKCTVTRIPSDRWDLARFWHPVIGNQGKTYSFAAGVLDSIYDFDPAAFGMSQREAMYMDPQQRVLLQLAWRALEDANIAIPSLHGENVGVYIGASSLDHANLTVEDPAAAGPYFMTGNTLSIVSNRISHIFGLSGPSMTVDTACSSSLVALDQAMRALNMGEIDTAIVGGVNILAHPLPFVGFAQARMLSPEGLCRAYDNDGAGYVRAEGGVVFILRRSDRARQEKDRSYAKIVATGVNSAGRTNGISLPSREAQANLLRSIYEGNNIDANQVAFVEGHGTGTKVGDPSEVWSIGTVIGANRRAPVPIGSIKSNIGHTEPASGLFGMLKAVMALENNYLPASLHFETPNDNIDFDGLNVRVTANPIELLRGKRARLAGINSFGFGGANAHVVISDPDPVQDERNRNNATGHVFMASAHTVNSLEELLKSYKSTFAKASQEEVRSIVAASGANRTQMRYRFAARSDHPEDIVRAIASHLEKPASDIGETGEAVTKDAKVAFVFSGNGSQWAGMGVEAFRENLHFRQCFTSVSALFKFHSDIVLTDLLTDPDLDGKLSDTKVAQPLLFAVQAALSDSLVAMGIKPTAVFGHSVGEIAAAYAAGALSLVDAVSIVAKRSLHQDLLAGQGTMAAAMLSEEAANAFAKARGLEHVCVAAVNAHNSVTISGPAHEVSAFRDAARKAKIPVQILDINYPFHHPIIDQAKKAFLSDIPDIAPRKSELAYLSTVTGDRLDGTQLDPDYWWKNVREPVRFQAATEAAIELGCSLFIEISPRPILSSYLKETVKQSSAPGMVVPTLLRDPGEKGRDPISRAMARAIAHGAAFDETRLFGKRNAFVRLPNLPFELTELRPATTSDSTDLFGRGSKTPYTLAGWRADPNSGSWKNHIDAHLFPDLAEHVVDGKAILPGSGFIEIAVSAAQLYYGTPDVDITNLEIVRPLELADNRMMELSTILSPETGDIEIRSRERLSEDDWAVHAVARSRKPIPADEPASGNLFAGLEKTATVTPAKAYETARQFGLDYGPRFQLMARAVSYGDRLIDVELKDPEEAGHPFVSYSLNPISIDATFHGLVALFDRFTGEAGGAPYIPVRFGSVRVTNSGLTVKRALVEIERISANSIKAKFRFFGKGGEIIAAFDDCRFRRTYLRQHKTLDMLSFHYEAVPSDRAAPLAAAPRKALPLPLIAATDDTGIDNTTLLFNAAIYRACHEIALRLGKGTARIDTRSLPGDFAFRCFLANCLYVLEDAGLCKHKGGSWNISPEFSLPPVGDILKELYSERSERAVEAVLINNAYAEALDRIDNLFASEISGNEADAAAKPQGFISDATLDHQTVHSESTRQRMGLVLSAVEKALANGKGDLRIVEAGTVSAGFTRRLATLVAKYNASLIVVEPRENAQRNLEIAFEDDAHVRVLKKDAFATLPAFDLVVSASDTFFTLVDEDVAIRNAMRACLQENGALVAATNAPTVFSDFAFGLIEGWFARSQAVEFPIGKLPTVTQWQKCLSDLGLRNISIDDHESSHGNIIVFEAQGGEFTDAAPVAEVSATEAANPVLVLHEGSVSSLHSILPTGKDAIEAPLVPVQLTGDIEADMDKIAEAIEALNEKPVRAVYLSSATAGDRTQDSSVLQNRVLSLSAFAEALRQYYSNAEPTAGHRPRLVIAAPGGSPVTAASRSEDAPGSSINSGLWAFARVLQNEYDFLDIHSLDFTGAKAGAGNQLAAAIAMLADEGANREWLLDGTTGILSEIRAVPGPVDQTLRRTSAFKAATIRQRVSSQVGSIAWEECDIPSAGPGDVVVEVAATGLNFRDVMWAMGLLPEEALEDGFAGATIGMELSGHVVAIGSGVTDLSVGDAVMAIAPAAFSTHAVVSRSGVARLPETVSPVAAATVPVAFLTAYYAMIELGRIRAGETILIHGAAGGVGLAALQVAKLAGAKVIATAGTREKRRFLKMLGADHVFDSRSLAFVNDIRGVTGGEGVDLVLNSLFSEAMEQSLSLVKPFGRFLELGKRDYYADSKIGLRPFRRNISYFGIDADQLLVNAPELTKRIFTEIGALFEEGKLVPLPYRAFGFDEIGNAFRLMQNAGHIGKIVVLPPVAGRDDVTSRPARRMSVDSHGVHLVVGGIGGFGLAAANWLVNKGARNIALATRRGIADIETLETIKRWENKGVSTTVHACDVTDEVAAGKLLKTLRQIGPLKSVVHAAMVLDDALINNLNRERNRPVIDVKAKGAAVLDKLTRSDTLEHFIMFSSATTLVGNPGQGNYVAANGYLEGLARARRLEGLPGLAIGFGAIADKGYLAQNTDVNDLLSKRIGKTALKAQAALDQVENYIRSDPGTIDAAVAMISELDWAAARNLPVVRNTLFEVILRTADQHSAGSDGQTMDLVAMIEGKSPQEAEDILYDLVAGEIAAILRVSKDTVSRNKVLKEIGLDSLMAVELGISFQQNTGFDMPLSGVADNTTVGDVARKLYDKVSKRDHGSEDDREPADNKIVNDLAQRHTSTGTGTGTEKAASQ, encoded by the coding sequence ATGACAGTTGAAATCATAGGGCGTGCATGTCTCGCCCCCGGGGCCGATTCGCCACAGGCGTTGTTTCGAATTTTGCGCCAGGGGAAGTGCACCGTCACACGCATACCGTCGGACCGATGGGATCTTGCTCGCTTCTGGCATCCGGTCATTGGCAACCAGGGCAAGACCTATTCCTTTGCGGCCGGCGTGCTCGACAGCATCTATGATTTCGATCCGGCTGCCTTCGGCATGTCGCAGCGCGAGGCCATGTATATGGACCCGCAGCAGCGCGTTCTGTTGCAGCTCGCCTGGCGCGCTCTGGAAGATGCCAATATCGCGATTCCGTCGCTGCACGGCGAGAATGTCGGCGTCTATATCGGCGCCTCCAGCCTCGACCATGCCAACCTGACCGTCGAGGATCCGGCCGCAGCCGGACCTTATTTCATGACCGGAAACACGCTTTCGATCGTTTCCAATCGCATTTCCCATATCTTCGGCCTCAGCGGCCCGAGCATGACGGTCGATACCGCCTGCTCCTCATCGCTGGTCGCGCTTGACCAGGCGATGCGGGCGCTGAATATGGGTGAAATCGACACGGCGATCGTTGGCGGTGTCAATATTCTGGCGCACCCGCTTCCGTTCGTCGGCTTTGCCCAGGCGCGCATGCTGTCGCCCGAGGGCCTGTGCCGCGCCTATGACAATGACGGCGCCGGTTATGTGCGTGCCGAAGGCGGCGTCGTCTTCATCCTGCGCCGCTCAGACAGAGCGCGTCAGGAAAAGGACCGCAGCTACGCGAAGATCGTCGCCACCGGCGTGAATTCCGCCGGCCGCACCAACGGCATTTCGCTGCCATCTCGCGAAGCCCAGGCCAACCTGTTGCGCTCGATCTACGAGGGCAACAATATCGATGCCAATCAGGTCGCCTTCGTCGAAGGCCATGGCACCGGCACCAAGGTGGGCGATCCATCCGAAGTCTGGTCGATCGGCACTGTGATCGGCGCCAATCGCCGTGCGCCGGTTCCGATCGGCTCCATCAAGTCGAATATCGGCCATACCGAGCCCGCCTCCGGCCTGTTCGGTATGCTCAAGGCCGTCATGGCACTCGAGAACAATTATCTGCCCGCCTCGCTGCATTTCGAGACGCCGAACGACAATATCGACTTCGATGGGCTGAACGTTCGCGTCACTGCGAACCCGATCGAACTGCTCCGCGGCAAGCGCGCCCGCCTCGCCGGCATCAATTCCTTCGGCTTCGGCGGCGCCAACGCCCATGTCGTCATCAGCGACCCGGATCCGGTTCAGGACGAGCGCAACCGCAACAACGCCACCGGCCATGTGTTCATGGCGAGCGCCCATACCGTCAACAGCCTGGAAGAGCTGCTGAAGTCGTACAAATCGACCTTCGCCAAGGCCTCTCAGGAGGAAGTTCGCTCCATCGTCGCTGCGTCGGGGGCCAACCGCACGCAGATGCGCTACCGTTTTGCCGCACGCAGCGATCATCCGGAAGACATTGTCCGCGCCATCGCCAGCCATCTCGAAAAGCCTGCGTCCGACATCGGCGAAACCGGCGAAGCAGTGACGAAGGATGCGAAGGTTGCCTTCGTTTTCTCCGGCAACGGTTCGCAATGGGCAGGCATGGGTGTCGAGGCATTCCGCGAGAACCTGCACTTCCGGCAGTGTTTCACCTCCGTCAGCGCATTGTTCAAGTTCCACTCGGATATCGTGCTGACCGACCTGCTCACCGATCCGGATCTGGATGGGAAGCTCTCCGACACCAAGGTTGCCCAGCCGCTGCTGTTTGCCGTTCAGGCAGCTCTGTCGGACTCGCTGGTCGCCATGGGCATCAAGCCCACGGCTGTTTTCGGCCATTCGGTCGGCGAAATCGCCGCGGCCTATGCGGCCGGCGCCCTTTCGCTCGTTGATGCGGTTTCGATCGTTGCCAAGCGGTCGCTGCACCAGGATCTACTTGCCGGTCAGGGAACCATGGCGGCGGCAATGCTTAGTGAAGAGGCCGCAAACGCCTTCGCCAAGGCGCGCGGCCTCGAACATGTTTGCGTTGCTGCGGTCAACGCCCATAACTCTGTGACGATCTCCGGCCCGGCGCACGAAGTCTCTGCCTTCCGCGACGCAGCGCGCAAAGCCAAGATTCCGGTCCAGATTCTCGACATCAACTATCCTTTCCACCACCCGATTATCGATCAGGCGAAGAAGGCGTTCCTTTCCGACATTCCGGACATCGCACCGCGCAAGTCGGAACTCGCCTATCTCTCCACCGTCACCGGCGACCGGTTGGATGGCACGCAGCTTGACCCCGATTACTGGTGGAAAAACGTCCGTGAACCGGTCCGTTTCCAGGCGGCAACGGAAGCCGCCATCGAACTCGGCTGCAGCCTGTTCATCGAAATCTCGCCCCGCCCGATCCTGTCGTCCTATCTGAAGGAAACGGTGAAGCAGTCCTCCGCCCCGGGCATGGTCGTGCCAACCCTGCTGCGCGACCCTGGCGAAAAGGGTCGGGACCCGATCTCGCGCGCCATGGCGCGTGCCATCGCACACGGTGCCGCCTTTGATGAAACCCGCCTGTTCGGCAAGCGCAACGCCTTCGTCCGTCTGCCGAACCTGCCGTTCGAGCTGACAGAACTGCGTCCGGCAACAACCAGCGATTCAACGGATCTGTTCGGCCGTGGATCCAAGACCCCTTACACTTTGGCTGGCTGGCGCGCCGATCCGAACAGCGGCAGCTGGAAGAACCATATCGACGCGCATCTGTTTCCGGATCTTGCGGAACACGTCGTCGATGGCAAGGCCATCCTGCCAGGCAGCGGCTTCATCGAAATCGCCGTTTCCGCCGCGCAGCTGTATTACGGCACGCCGGACGTCGACATCACCAATTTGGAAATTGTCCGGCCACTGGAACTTGCCGACAACCGGATGATGGAACTATCGACCATCCTCTCGCCCGAGACCGGGGATATCGAGATCCGTTCGCGCGAGCGGCTGTCTGAGGACGATTGGGCCGTGCACGCCGTGGCGCGCAGCCGCAAGCCCATTCCGGCGGATGAGCCAGCCTCCGGAAACCTGTTCGCCGGCCTTGAGAAAACCGCGACCGTAACGCCTGCCAAGGCCTATGAAACCGCGCGCCAGTTCGGCCTCGACTATGGTCCGCGGTTCCAACTGATGGCGCGGGCCGTCTCCTATGGCGACCGGCTGATCGATGTCGAATTGAAGGATCCGGAGGAAGCAGGCCACCCCTTCGTTTCCTACAGCCTCAACCCGATCTCCATCGATGCGACCTTCCATGGCCTGGTTGCGCTCTTCGACCGCTTTACCGGCGAGGCCGGCGGCGCGCCCTATATTCCGGTGCGCTTCGGGTCGGTGCGCGTCACCAATTCGGGCCTGACCGTCAAACGTGCGCTGGTCGAGATCGAGCGCATCAGCGCCAACTCGATCAAGGCGAAGTTCCGTTTCTTCGGCAAGGGCGGCGAAATCATCGCCGCTTTCGACGACTGCCGTTTCCGCCGGACCTATCTGCGGCAGCACAAGACGCTGGACATGCTGTCCTTCCACTATGAGGCGGTGCCTTCAGACCGTGCCGCTCCGCTCGCAGCAGCCCCGCGAAAGGCCCTGCCTCTTCCATTGATCGCTGCCACCGATGATACCGGCATCGACAACACGACGCTGCTCTTCAACGCCGCGATCTATCGGGCCTGCCACGAAATCGCGCTCAGGCTCGGCAAGGGAACCGCAAGGATCGACACACGGTCGCTGCCCGGCGATTTTGCCTTCCGGTGTTTCCTGGCCAACTGTCTCTATGTTCTCGAAGATGCAGGCCTGTGCAAGCATAAGGGCGGCAGCTGGAATATCTCGCCCGAGTTCTCACTGCCCCCGGTCGGCGACATCCTGAAGGAACTCTACAGCGAACGCTCGGAACGCGCTGTCGAAGCCGTTTTGATCAACAACGCCTATGCCGAAGCATTGGATCGCATCGACAACCTGTTTGCCTCCGAAATATCGGGCAACGAGGCCGATGCCGCGGCCAAGCCGCAAGGCTTCATCAGCGATGCGACGCTCGACCATCAGACAGTTCATTCCGAGTCAACGCGTCAAAGAATGGGTCTGGTCCTTTCCGCAGTCGAAAAGGCGCTGGCGAACGGCAAAGGTGATCTGCGGATCGTCGAGGCAGGTACGGTGTCGGCCGGCTTCACCCGCCGGCTCGCCACGCTGGTTGCCAAGTACAACGCTTCGCTGATTGTCGTCGAACCGCGCGAAAATGCGCAGCGAAATCTCGAAATCGCCTTTGAGGACGACGCGCATGTGCGTGTCCTGAAGAAGGACGCTTTCGCGACGCTTCCCGCTTTCGATCTCGTCGTCAGTGCCTCGGATACGTTTTTCACCCTAGTCGATGAAGACGTCGCGATCCGCAATGCGATGCGTGCCTGCCTCCAGGAAAATGGCGCGCTCGTCGCCGCGACCAATGCACCGACGGTATTCAGCGATTTTGCTTTCGGATTGATTGAAGGCTGGTTCGCGCGCAGTCAGGCGGTCGAATTCCCGATCGGCAAGCTGCCAACGGTGACGCAATGGCAGAAATGCCTGAGCGATCTCGGACTGCGCAATATCTCGATCGACGACCACGAATCGTCGCATGGCAATATCATTGTGTTCGAAGCACAAGGCGGCGAGTTTACCGATGCCGCGCCTGTGGCGGAGGTATCGGCCACGGAGGCTGCGAACCCCGTGCTTGTCCTCCACGAAGGCAGTGTTTCAAGCCTTCACAGCATCCTGCCCACGGGTAAGGATGCGATCGAAGCGCCCCTCGTCCCGGTTCAACTGACGGGCGATATCGAGGCCGACATGGATAAGATCGCGGAAGCGATCGAAGCGCTCAACGAGAAGCCGGTGCGTGCAGTATACCTGTCGTCGGCGACCGCCGGCGACCGGACCCAGGATTCCTCCGTGTTGCAAAACCGGGTGCTGTCGCTGAGCGCTTTTGCCGAGGCGCTGCGCCAGTATTATTCCAACGCCGAGCCGACCGCCGGACATCGTCCGCGTCTGGTGATCGCTGCTCCCGGCGGATCGCCGGTAACTGCGGCTTCGCGCAGCGAGGATGCACCGGGCTCAAGCATCAACAGCGGCCTGTGGGCATTCGCCCGCGTGCTGCAGAACGAATATGATTTCCTCGATATCCATTCGCTCGATTTCACCGGCGCCAAGGCCGGCGCCGGCAACCAGCTTGCCGCGGCGATCGCGATGCTGGCAGACGAAGGCGCAAACCGCGAATGGCTGCTGGACGGAACGACCGGAATTCTTTCGGAGATCCGCGCTGTTCCCGGGCCGGTCGATCAGACCTTGCGCAGGACAAGCGCCTTCAAGGCGGCGACCATCCGCCAGCGCGTCAGCTCGCAGGTCGGCAGCATCGCCTGGGAAGAGTGCGACATCCCGTCGGCGGGCCCTGGCGATGTCGTCGTTGAAGTTGCCGCCACGGGCTTGAATTTCCGTGATGTCATGTGGGCCATGGGCCTTCTGCCGGAAGAGGCACTCGAAGACGGTTTTGCCGGCGCGACCATCGGCATGGAATTGTCCGGCCACGTCGTGGCAATCGGCAGCGGTGTCACGGACCTCTCGGTCGGCGACGCCGTGATGGCGATCGCGCCTGCGGCCTTCTCCACCCATGCCGTCGTGTCGCGGTCGGGGGTTGCAAGGCTGCCGGAAACCGTCAGCCCCGTAGCCGCCGCAACCGTGCCGGTCGCGTTCCTCACTGCCTACTACGCGATGATAGAACTAGGCCGAATCCGCGCCGGAGAGACCATCCTCATCCACGGCGCGGCCGGCGGTGTTGGTCTGGCGGCATTGCAGGTGGCAAAGCTTGCCGGCGCCAAGGTGATTGCAACGGCTGGAACGCGCGAGAAGCGCCGCTTCCTGAAGATGCTTGGAGCCGATCATGTCTTCGATTCCCGATCGCTCGCCTTCGTCAACGACATTCGCGGCGTGACCGGCGGCGAGGGTGTGGACCTGGTCCTAAACTCGCTGTTTTCCGAAGCGATGGAACAGAGCCTGTCGCTGGTGAAGCCATTCGGCCGGTTCCTCGAACTCGGCAAGCGCGATTATTACGCTGACAGCAAGATCGGCCTGCGGCCGTTCCGCCGCAACATCAGCTATTTCGGTATCGACGCCGACCAGTTGCTGGTCAATGCCCCGGAGCTGACGAAGCGCATCTTCACCGAGATCGGTGCGCTGTTCGAAGAGGGCAAGCTCGTGCCCCTGCCCTATCGCGCTTTTGGTTTCGACGAGATCGGCAATGCCTTCCGTCTGATGCAGAATGCCGGCCACATCGGTAAGATCGTTGTCTTGCCGCCTGTTGCCGGACGCGATGACGTTACCAGCCGGCCGGCCCGCCGCATGTCGGTCGATAGCCACGGCGTTCATCTGGTCGTCGGTGGCATCGGCGGTTTCGGTCTTGCAGCCGCAAACTGGCTGGTGAACAAGGGCGCACGCAACATCGCGCTTGCCACACGCCGTGGCATTGCAGACATCGAAACTCTGGAGACGATCAAGCGCTGGGAGAACAAGGGCGTTTCAACGACCGTGCACGCCTGTGACGTCACGGACGAGGTGGCTGCAGGCAAGCTGCTCAAGACGCTCCGGCAGATCGGTCCGCTCAAGAGCGTCGTGCACGCGGCCATGGTGCTGGACGATGCTTTGATCAACAACCTCAACCGCGAACGCAACCGCCCGGTCATCGACGTGAAAGCCAAGGGCGCCGCCGTGCTCGACAAGCTGACGCGCTCGGACACGCTTGAACATTTCATCATGTTCTCATCGGCAACGACGCTGGTCGGCAATCCCGGTCAGGGCAATTACGTGGCCGCCAACGGCTATCTCGAGGGCCTTGCTCGCGCGCGCCGACTTGAAGGTCTGCCGGGCCTTGCGATCGGCTTCGGTGCGATCGCCGACAAGGGCTATCTGGCTCAGAACACCGACGTCAACGATCTCTTGTCCAAACGCATCGGCAAGACGGCACTGAAGGCACAGGCAGCACTCGATCAGGTCGAGAACTACATCCGCTCGGATCCGGGCACGATCGACGCTGCTGTGGCCATGATCTCGGAGCTCGATTGGGCAGCGGCGCGCAACCTACCGGTTGTTCGCAATACCCTGTTCGAAGTCATCCTGCGGACCGCCGACCAGCATTCCGCCGGCAGCGACGGCCAGACGATGGATCTCGTCGCGATGATCGAAGGCAAATCGCCGCAGGAAGCCGAAGACATCCTTTATGATCTGGTGGCGGGCGAAATCGCTGCTATCCTTCGCGTCTCGAAAGATACGGTCTCCCGCAACAAGGTCCTCAAGGAAATCGGCCTCGACAGTCTGATGGCCGTGGAACTCGGGATCAGCTTCCAGCAGAATACCGGCTTCGACATGCCGCTGAGCGGTGTTGCCGACAATACGACCGTCGGCGACGTCGCGCGCAAGCTCTATGACAAGGTCAGCAAGCGCGATCACGGCAGCGAAGACGACCGCGAGCCAGCCGACAACAAGATCGTCAACGATCTCGCCCAACGTCACACCAGCACCGGTACCGGCACTGGCACGGAGAAGGCAGCGAGCCAATGA
- a CDS encoding ATP-binding protein: MTTLYGLADLTIGTGEKVTRLRLFEGPLDLSFKHCGITSDFVAEFAALRYRASRSLYREVRHNIGYLTNELIENAVKFRKGGEILVEASLEANTFRAKVSNFIDKAAAERFQHLLSEITTGDPGERLIERIEANAAQADASGSGLGLLTLMSDYGAHFAWVFGSREQDFKIPLETYASIMLPEISN, encoded by the coding sequence ATGACGACCCTCTATGGATTGGCGGACCTGACGATCGGAACGGGAGAAAAGGTCACCCGACTTCGTTTATTCGAAGGACCGCTGGATCTCAGCTTCAAGCACTGCGGGATTACGTCGGATTTTGTCGCCGAATTCGCCGCGTTGCGCTACCGCGCATCCCGCAGCCTCTACAGAGAGGTGCGACACAACATTGGCTACCTGACCAATGAGCTCATAGAAAATGCCGTAAAATTCCGCAAGGGCGGCGAAATTCTCGTGGAAGCCTCGCTCGAAGCCAACACCTTTCGTGCGAAGGTTTCAAATTTCATCGACAAGGCAGCCGCCGAGCGCTTCCAGCATTTGCTTTCAGAGATTACAACCGGAGATCCCGGCGAGCGGCTCATAGAGCGGATCGAAGCGAATGCGGCACAAGCGGACGCGAGCGGGTCGGGGCTTGGACTTCTGACGCTCATGAGCGATTATGGTGCTCACTTCGCATGGGTTTTTGGTTCCAGAGAACAGGACTTCAAAATCCCGCTGGAAACCTATGCGTCTATCATGCTCCCCGAGATCTCGAACTGA
- a CDS encoding SpoIIE family protein phosphatase — translation MNAPLQHTARFGLRSFRAKFVLVVGSAVLFDLLVSGGLALWNVQRLSRDATAEVGQGLERANQDYIRSYAEGTAARVNLLLDQVHSDVGTLAGVLQAQIDHPARETQIGEAMARGAPEAVTVTYDAKGRWAQNRPGPLSVVSVWGYLLDSNHVPLPEVQREIENSAVLDLIVPSLLANGQSKLQMYYIGPRERPIFRTAPYTDQAQTFDRLYPGHNEADFWTFFFPGLYESWQQWAQDPGSRPANSNITQTAPYTDAITGKLIVSFFQPLRSSDGKRVAGAAGADITLDQLAEIVENVKVADNGFGFLTMSDGNVVAINPVGEKVIGLQTSSAGNSEGVTGLDRSLRRSVQPQIAQLPLDQDGLLQHIMLDENGEKVPYLVVVKHLQPTNLWLSGPVRRETMSLGIVVPEREIYASLFAAQAKISEATNRILIYQILALLVSLLFVIAAVFAISKRITGGISALAGAAKRIQVQDYSVRVDIPTRDEVGEAGAAFNRMAEQISFHTENLEQLVEDRTKEIEEANLQISALNTQLRSENVRLGAELAVARRIQMMVLPKAGELEEITEMEIAAYMRPADEVGGDYYDVLKDGERLKIGIGDVTGHGLESGVLMLMVQSVARALQEAGDMDPSQFLNSVNRAIYKNVVRTSTNKHLSLAFLDYEGGRLTLSGQHEELIVVRSLGEVERIDTLDLGLPIGLEPDISPFVATREISFGHGDMIILHTDGVTEAENRDGELFGIERLCESARQLYGQSAEDVKLGILKDLMAHIGTQKIHDDITLVVMRHR, via the coding sequence ATGAACGCGCCTCTGCAACACACCGCCCGGTTCGGCCTGCGCTCATTCCGCGCCAAGTTCGTCCTTGTCGTTGGAAGCGCCGTTCTGTTCGATCTGCTCGTCAGCGGCGGCCTTGCACTCTGGAATGTGCAGAGGCTTTCCCGTGATGCCACGGCGGAGGTCGGGCAAGGCCTGGAGCGGGCCAACCAGGACTACATCCGCTCCTACGCGGAAGGGACAGCCGCCCGCGTCAATCTGCTCCTGGATCAGGTCCATTCCGACGTCGGCACCTTGGCCGGCGTCCTGCAAGCGCAGATCGACCACCCCGCGAGAGAGACCCAGATCGGGGAAGCGATGGCGCGTGGCGCCCCCGAAGCGGTGACCGTCACCTACGATGCGAAGGGGCGGTGGGCTCAGAACCGCCCCGGACCTCTGTCCGTGGTCAGCGTCTGGGGATATCTTCTCGATTCAAATCATGTGCCGCTTCCTGAAGTCCAGAGGGAAATCGAAAACAGCGCCGTCCTGGACCTCATTGTTCCGAGCCTGCTGGCGAACGGCCAGTCGAAGCTTCAGATGTACTATATCGGTCCGAGGGAGCGGCCAATCTTCAGGACGGCGCCCTATACCGATCAGGCGCAGACTTTCGACAGGCTCTACCCAGGTCACAACGAGGCAGACTTCTGGACCTTCTTCTTCCCGGGTCTTTACGAGTCGTGGCAACAATGGGCACAGGACCCCGGATCGCGCCCCGCAAATAGCAACATCACGCAAACGGCACCGTATACGGACGCAATCACGGGCAAACTCATCGTCAGTTTCTTCCAGCCGCTCCGGTCAAGCGACGGCAAACGCGTGGCCGGTGCTGCGGGAGCGGATATTACCCTCGACCAGCTGGCCGAAATCGTGGAGAACGTCAAAGTCGCCGACAACGGATTTGGTTTCCTGACGATGTCGGACGGCAATGTTGTCGCCATCAACCCGGTGGGGGAGAAGGTGATCGGCCTTCAGACATCGAGCGCCGGCAACAGTGAAGGCGTCACGGGTCTCGACCGCTCCTTGCGCCGGAGCGTGCAGCCGCAGATTGCGCAATTGCCACTGGATCAGGATGGACTGCTTCAACATATCATGCTCGACGAAAACGGCGAGAAGGTACCCTATCTGGTCGTCGTGAAGCACCTGCAGCCGACGAACCTGTGGCTATCCGGCCCCGTTCGGCGCGAGACCATGTCGCTTGGCATCGTCGTGCCCGAACGCGAGATCTATGCCTCGCTATTTGCCGCACAGGCGAAAATTTCGGAAGCCACGAACAGGATCCTGATCTATCAGATCCTGGCGCTCCTCGTGTCGCTGCTTTTCGTGATTGCGGCCGTGTTCGCGATATCCAAGCGTATAACCGGCGGTATCAGCGCGCTCGCCGGCGCGGCCAAGCGTATCCAGGTCCAGGATTATTCCGTCAGGGTCGATATTCCAACCCGCGACGAGGTCGGCGAGGCCGGTGCCGCCTTCAATCGCATGGCTGAGCAGATCAGTTTTCATACCGAAAATCTTGAGCAACTGGTGGAGGATCGCACAAAGGAGATCGAAGAGGCGAACCTGCAGATCTCCGCATTGAACACGCAGTTGCGCAGCGAGAATGTGCGCCTTGGCGCCGAACTGGCCGTCGCCCGGCGGATACAGATGATGGTTCTGCCCAAGGCGGGTGAACTTGAAGAAATCACGGAAATGGAGATAGCGGCCTACATGCGGCCCGCCGACGAAGTCGGTGGCGACTATTATGATGTTCTCAAGGATGGAGAACGACTGAAGATCGGCATCGGCGATGTTACCGGGCATGGGCTGGAGAGCGGCGTGTTGATGCTGATGGTTCAATCGGTCGCTCGGGCTCTTCAGGAAGCGGGCGACATGGACCCGTCGCAGTTCCTCAACAGTGTCAACCGGGCCATCTACAAGAATGTCGTCAGGACGAGCACCAACAAGCATCTTTCCCTCGCATTCCTGGACTATGAGGGAGGACGCCTGACACTTTCCGGCCAGCATGAGGAACTGATCGTGGTTCGCAGTTTGGGAGAGGTGGAGCGGATCGACACCCTTGATCTCGGTTTACCGATCGGCTTGGAGCCGGATATCTCGCCGTTCGTGGCAACCCGGGAGATCTCGTTCGGCCACGGCGACATGATCATTCTCCACACCGATGGTGTCACCGAGGCGGAGAACCGGGACGGGGAGCTTTTTGGCATAGAGAGGCTTTGCGAAAGCGCGCGTCAGCTATACGGGCAAAGCGCTGAGGACGTCAAATTGGGGATTCTCAAGGATCTGATGGCGCATATCGGTACGCAGAAGATCCATGACGATATCACTCTCGTAGTCATGAGACACAGGTGA